Genomic DNA from Paenibacillus sp. KS-LC4:
TTTATTTGAATGGCGCCAGCCTAGCGGTCACGCCCCGTGATTTGTCGCTGCTCATGTTCCTCGCCGAGCATCCGAACCAGATTTTTTACCGCGAGCAGTTAATAGATAAAGTATGGGGCATGGATTATGAGGGCAGCGACCGCGCGGTAGATTTGGCCATTAAACGGTTACGCAAGCTGCTGCTGCATTGGCCGCCAGAGGAAGGAGAGATCCGCACCTTGCGGGGGACGGGGTATATGCTTTATGTCAACCTCCAATAATCGTCGCCAAACGCTGCTCAGCCGCTGGACCTTTCGTTATGTACTCACCTTATTCATTGGATTGCTTGCCATCGGATTGGTATCCATCTTCTGGATTCGCCAGCAAACGCTGCATGAGCGGAAGCAAAATCTCCAAGCCTTCGCAGTTGTCGCCTCACAATATGTAAGCTATGAGAACGGGAAAATCGTCATTCCAGGCAATTTCTATGAATGGATCGACCGCACCCAGCGCCGTTACTCGCTGCCAGGGCAATTTTCGCTGCACGTATTTGACCAAAGCGGGAACGTTGTTTTTCTTAAAAAGGGGCCCCGAGACAAAGATGTGGCTCCGGCTCCGGCTGCGCCTTCACTTTCGAGTGAGCTTAGCGTCGTCATATCGAATGATCAGTATACGCTGACAACTCCAATAAGAGGCGAAAATATGGAGGAGGCCGTCGGATCGGTTGTCCTTTCCTATGCCTATAAGGAGCTAGTCCAGGTTAATCAGAACTACCGCCTCATTGCTGCCCTGCTCCTTGGCTCAGGCTTGCTTGGCTGGCTCATCATCTTCTTTCTATCTCGAAATTTAAGAAGGCCGATCCAGCAGCTCGCTGAGGCACTCCATCAGATGGAGGCTGGCAATTATCAGGTCATCGTTCCCAACCAAGTGAAGGAAAAGGAAATACACGATTTGCTAGTGTCCTTCCAGACGATGGCTGCACGCCTCGGCACATTGGAAGAGCTGCGTACAGAGCTGCTTGCTGGCGTGACCCATGAGCTGAAAACACCGATTTCCTCCATCCATGGCCTTATTCATGCCGTTCGTGACCAAGTAGTTGCGGAGGAGGAGGCTGAAGAATTTCTCGACATCTCCTTGCAGCAGACTCGCCGACTTCAGCATATGGTCACCGACCTGCTGGATTTCCATGCCTTTGCTTCCGGCAAAATCAGCGTCCGGCAGGACTCGCTTGATCTCGGCAAGCTAGTTGGAGAAATTGTGTATCAGTGGGGCTTGCTTGATCCTGTAGAGGGGCTCGAGCTAACAACCGATATTCCGAGCGGAGCTTTCCCAGCTGCAGGTGACGCCAGCCGCATACAGCAAATTATTGTCAATTTGCTGAACAATAGCAGACAAGCGCTGCAAGGCCGCGGCCGCATCCATGTAGCCTTGTCGCCATCATCAGCTGGCAGCTATGAAGTGATTGTGCAGGATAACGGTCCCGGTATACCGGATGAGGAGCAGAAAAATATTTTTGAGCGCTACTTTCGCGGTGAGCGCAACAAGCTTTCTGTCGGTGGCCTTGGTCTCGGCCTTACCTACAGCCGGATGCTGGCCACAGCCATGGGAGGCCAGCTGAATTTGAAGCACAGTACCCCTCAGGGAACGACATTCCAGCTATTGCTCCCTAAGCAGCCATAATTGCTCGTGAGGCCGCTTCGTGTCTCGCTCTATAATAGGTGTTAAACCAACTTAGTGTCTAACCATTTAATCAAGGTCAGTCAGCAGCATTGGGCTGGCTTTTTTCTTTGCAGCCTTATGGCTATTCCGCTAATATCGAAAAGCCCGCGGCAGCATTCCTCATGCGCGGACTTTCAGGCGTTTCCCATTGCGCAAGGATCAACTTGACTGGGCGGACACAGCGGCAGCTATATCAACAAAAGGCATGGGATTTGGTACAGGCTGCGGACTCAGGAGACGCTAATGGGCTGGCGAAAGCCATTTTGAGGTGATGATATGGGCAATAGCGAATTCCCTGTCCGCATAATTCCAGAAATGGGGTTAAAAGCTAGAATAGCGGAACCTCAGTCCTTCTAAAAAAGTAAGCGCTCAGCAAGGCACAGCAGACCGGCTCCGGTTTGCAAATACACCTAGTTAGCAGTTGAAGCGGATCTAACTATTTTGATTTTTTTCTCCCCACTCACATAACTGTTCTAAGACAGGCAATAGCGTTTCCGCTTTATCTGTGAGACTGTATTCGACTTTAGGGGGAACCTGAGGGTACTCCTTCCGATTCACCAAACCATCCGCTTCCAATTCTTTGAGATGCGAACTCAATGTTTTATAAGTGATCGTTCCTATCTGTCTTTTCAGATCATTAAAGCGAACCGGCTGATTTTCTGCCAAGATATAAATAATAACCATTTTCCATTTACCACCAATAACGGACACGGTGTAACCAAAGGGCGTATCTTGAATATTTTTAACTTTACCTTTATATTCAGCCATACTCATATTTACACTATCCTCTCGGGTAGTACCTATCAATAAAGTGCGTACTACGTTTTAATTTGCGTTCAGTTTATACTGTCCTTACTTTGATGTAAGGGAGAGAAAACATGACTAATAAAACAATACGCCTGTTAATGCCGCAATGGCAAGGGGGAGATAACCCTAACTACTCTTTGGGAGCTGAATTGCTTGCTTGGTTAGCTCCAGGCAATGATCAACCTCTTATCCATGTGCCAGTGCAAGCTTATGACGGCACTCCACTTAAACACGAGAACGGGCATGAATGGGAGACAACAGCTGCTTGAACAATTAGAGGCTGCTCAGCATATTATTAAGGCGCATAAGCCAGACCGCATCATTATGTTTGGTGGCGACTGCTTAGTCGAGCAAGCCCCATTTGCCTATTTAAACGAGCGCTACGGTGGTGAATTAGGCTTAATTTGGATTGATGCTCACAGTGATTTAGTTAGATATGCGGGCTATGATAACGGACATACCTTGCCGCTCGGAAATCTGCTCGGAGAAGGAGATGCGGATTTTGCAAAACATGTAAAAATCCCTTTAAAGCCTGAAAATATCTTTATTGCGGGACTTGCAGCTCCTACAGCACAAGAAATAGAAGTGATTTCAGAAGCATTTCAAAGACTAGGCATTGCTACTACAGAACCAGATTCCGAAGTCATTCAAAGATTAGGAATTAGAACGGCAGGGACTGAAGAGCTAGCAAGCAGCACGGAATCTATAAAAAAGTGGATTAAAGAAAGCAAAATTAAGCACCTAGCTATTCATCTTGATTTAGATGTGCTCGATCCAAAAGCATTTCGTTCCCTATTGTTCGCGAACCCTGAAGCACCCTATACTTATTCTCCTGCGGGAACGATGCAAATGCCTCAGCTACTTCATCTGATTAAAGAACTGTCAGAAGAAACAGATGTGGTTGGATTAGGCATAACGGAGCATATGCCATGGGATGCAATTAACTTGAAGAAGCTGCTCGGCGAAATACCTATCTTAAATAAGTAAAGCTGGCATCCGAAATATAATCGAACACACTGTTCTGCTTAATCATAAAATACACGTTCGCGCTTTATGTCTGCGAGGGTGTATTTTTATGTGGAAGCGAATAGAAATCAGGAGCTGGCTCGCTCACGTTTGCATGCATATGCTAGTTCCCCGCCATGCTCCCTCAACATCTTCCTGACACAAAGATATATTAATCTAGCTCTAGAACAACATCCCCCCCATTTGAGAGGAGCTTCCCCCTATGAAAGCAAAAAAAACGATTGTCACTCTGCTGATTCTGCTTGCGGTAAGTGCAGGCGCCGTTCAAGTAACTACGGCCAACGAAACAGTCCCACCTCAATGCCATAAGCAAAAAAAACCGGGCAAAAATCCCCCCTCCTCTCCGGTTTCTGTAAATTCTAAGCCAGCTCCACATGCGGGGCCTAAATCAGGAGCCAGCACCAGCATAACCGACCAGAACGGTTATACAATTTCGATCACAGGCGGCTTTGACACCGATTTCGTGGATCATGGCAGACCTGTCGTACTCATTGCGGCCGCGCTTGACGTATCCGCCGAAGTATTCAGAGATGCCTTCAGCGGTGTAGCACCAGCAGGCGCTGGAAGCGATGGACCAACCTCTGAGCAGGCACAATCTAATAAAGCAGCTCTGCTAAAGGTGCTTGCTCCCTATGGCATTACTAACGACCGTCTCGATGAGGTTTCAAACTACTATCGTTACAATGGCAGCAAGGGCGAGTTTTGGACACATACGGCGGCGACCGCTTCAACCGTATTAACGAACGGCAAAGTGACCGGAATTAAAATTATAAATGCAGGTGCAGGTTATTCCTCCGCTCCCACGATATCTATAACAGGACCCTCTGGCACCTACTCCGCCACAGCTACCGTTTCCTATACAACGGATTTTAAAACAAATGGCAGTCTTACAGAGATTAAGTTGAAGTGAGCAATTAAATGGAATTAGAAAAAGGAAAAGCAGCTATCGGCATCCTACCGATAGCTGTTTTTCTGCTGAAACTGATGATCGTATTCATAGCTTACATGCAGGCCTCTTAAACGTTTGAATTTACAAGCGTCCAGGGCGTGTCTCCCTCCCTTATTGCGATGACAGCTAGAGAGGCTTCGGACAAGCTCTGCAATATTCGGAGGACATTTCGTAATAAAAGCAGCAGGTTTGCCGAATGGAAGCGATCATTTCCCCGGCAATGCCAGCGTGGCTGGGTTTGATAAACCTTGCAAGCGGGTTGCGGCGTTCTCCAAACAGCTCCGCTGATGCAGGCTCTGTCATAAACTTGAAATCAGCATGAAGACGCTGTATAACGGATGAATCGCCCTCCGCCTCCTCCAGACCATCCTCATACAGAGGAACAATGCGGACAAAGGCATTTTCCCACAAAATCGCCAGCGGAACCTTGCCAGCCTCGGATAATGAACGAAATAAGGGCGAAAGATGCTCCGCAAATAGCTGACGCAGCAAATGCTCCCGCCATTCCCGCCGTTTTCCCGCCTCCGGCTCGGTAATCTCTAGTCCATCTACGCTTAAATTAGGAAACTTGGAGCCGCTCGCCTTGCTTTCGCTTTCATCAGGCGAAGTCAGCCGGCAGTTATTTAACGTTAACGATAAGCCCTTGTTGTACACGGTCATCGCATACAAGACAGGTGCAACGAATAAAAAGGCATATCGCTTCGCGAGCATGGACGCTGCCACCCTTCTTGATGGCGCCCCTATCTCGTTTGCTAATTGATCCAAATAAGACTCGCAGTTCTCTCGATTCAGCAAATCCTGAGCTATAATGGCGAGACCAGCGGGTAGATCCTTTTTTTCAGGCATAAACTTGAATCTGGCTTCAAGCTCTTTCCACTGTGCAGGTGAAAGATTAATCGACATATTATCGCGTTCCAAGGAAAATTTCTGCCGTTCTATCCACAATCATATTAATCGCGATCGGCCCATAATAAGCAATCCAGATGTTTGAATCTACTTCATATACTCGATTGTTTTTCACGGCTTCAATACTTTTCCACGTCTCAGTCTGCTGAAACTCCTCAACGACCTCCTTGAACATGTCGTCATGCACGAGGAAATAATGGTCTGCCCCTACTTCAGGAAATGCCTCAAACGAAATTTGATAAGCGGTATCCTGCTCATCCAGCACCTGCTGTGGAGCCGACAAGCCTAAATCATTATATAAAATGTCTCCTGTGCGGTGGCTTGGCGTATGAATGCGAATGCCTTCATCACGTGGGCGAATCAGCGCAACGGTTTGGTCTCCAAGCTTAGCCTTAAGCTCTTGCTTCAGCTTAGCTGTTTTCTCGTTATATGCGTCCAGAACAGCACTCGCTTCTTCCGATTTCCCTGTAATTTTGCCGAAGGTCGTTAAGGTATCGCGCCAATTTTCATCAAAATCGAGCATGATGGTAGGCGCAATTTTAGACAAGCTATCATAGACCTTTTCCTGAAACTCTGTACAAATGATTAAATCGGGCTCCATGGCAGCAATAGCTTCCAAATTCGGCTCATCCCTCGTACCGAGCAATTTAACATCCGTCAGCTTCTCGGACAAATACTCCGGGAAATCGGTTTTATCTGCCGCCGCTTTCACACTGCCCGCTGGCTGCTCGCTTAGCGTTACCAATTGGTCTACAAATTTAGTATCAAGCACTGCAATTTTCGTAGGATGCTGCTCCAGCGTTATTTCTCCCTTTGCATGTTTAATAACGACCGGATAAGCTTGTTGTGCCGTTTGCGTTGCATTTGTTTGAGAGGAGACGGTGCTCGTTGGGCTGGCTCCTCCTGTATTGTTCCCCGAACCATTGCCGGGCGCAGTTGCACATGCACCGAGCAACAAGATTAAGCTCAACATTAAACTTACCGCTAAAATAGACCCCTTACTCCTATTCATTCCTAAAACTCCCCCGTTAATGTGTTGATAATGATTATCACCTTCATTATTATAGGAGAGATTAGAACGAGAGCCAATGGAATATCCCGACACATAGGATGAACTTATACGACGGTTTTGCCTATAATAAAGCGGAGAAACGCCAAAATGCTTCTTAAAAGCTCGGCTAAAATAATAACTATCCCCATAACCTACCGATTCCGCGATTTCCTTTAGCGGTAAATGCGTATTTAATAACATCGCTTGCGCATGATCCATACGAATTCGGATTAAATATTCCAGCGGTCCAATGCCCAGCTTCGCCTTAAATAATCGCTGCAGCTGCCTTTCGCTGCAATGAAGGGTACTTGCTATATCCTGTAGGCTGATCGGCTCGGCATAGCGCTCCTCCATAAACCGAATTGTCTGGCTGACGTAGTTTGGCTGAGCCATTGGCGTTCCCTCATGCGCATGGAGCTGCAGCAGAAGGTCGTACACCAACTGGTGAAAAATAGCTCTCACATGGAATTTCTCCAATGGAGCATCCAGCAGCCAATAGGTGTGCATTTGCTCAACTTTCGCAAGGACACCAAGGGCATAATTAGGAGCGAAGCCATATTGCATTTGGAAGGGATTGTTGTCCCTGTACGCATTTAGCAGCTCCTTGCGGCTAGGCAAAGCGAGAACGGCTTTATAAAAAATCATGAAATAATCAAGCGGCTCAACAACTCGATTTATGTCAATCGTTGCTCCTTTTCCAGCGTGGCATACATAACAATGGTCAACGATATGCTCGGTACCATCAATGAGAACTCTCGCCTCTCCAGCAACAGCTACCAAAAAGGCACTCGCAGGCAAACGAAAGCCTCGCACCCCGTCACCCAATCGCAGCATAGACCGCCGAACATCAAGCACCCGTATTGCCGCATGATTCCATAAGGGCAATTGTTCCTGCAATTTCATTTTGTTCACCTTCCATGTCTGTTTACCGCATCTGTTTAGCGCCTCCAACTCCTCCATTATAGTAAGAATCATTCTCATTATCAAAGCTATTTTTCGCAGCCCAAGCCGCATATTCCAAATTCTCTCAATCTAAATTTTACTATTTTTTGATTTTTAATACATTTGTTGCTATAATGAAAATGTAAGCGCTTTATACTTAGAAGAAAAAGGAGGAGGCTGTAGAGTCCCAAGAGGCTGATAGAGAGATGAGAGGATACTGAAATTAATCATTGTAAAGGAGCTATCATTTATGCTAAGGTCAAAACTCATTATTTGGTGTACCGTGTTTGCATTTGTCGTATCGTTAGTACCATCTGCATGGAGTAATCCGGCTTCGGCTGGACTAGCCTCGGGTAACAAGTTTTTGGGAAATATTATTGCGGGCAGTACTCCATCAAATTTCGGCACCTATTGGAACCAAGTGACGCCAGAAAACTCCACCAAGTGGGGCGCTGTAGAATCAACAAGAAACAGCATGAACTGGGGCTCGGCAGATATGGCCTACAATTATGCGAAAAACAACAACTTCCCCTTTAAATTCCATACACTGGTGTGGGGCAGCCAGGAGCCTTCATGGGTAAGCGGACTTTCCGCAGCTAATCAGCGTGCTGAGGTTCTTCAATGGATTCAGGCAGCTGCCCAGCGTTATCCAAATGCGGAGTATATTGATGTGGTCAATGAGCCCTTGCATGCCAAACCATCCTACCGCAACGCGATTGGCGGAGATGGCGCAACTGGATGGGATTGGGTAATCTGGTCGTTCGAGCAAGCGCGTATTGCTTTTCCAAATGCGAAGCTGCTGATAAATGAATATGGCATCATCGGTGATCCTAGCAAAGCCGCACAATACGTTCAAATTATTAATCTTCTCAAAACCAGAGGTTTAGTCGACGGGATCGGCATTCAATCCCACTACTTTAATATGGACACGGTGTCCGTAAACACAATGAACTCGGTTCTGAATACATTGGGAGCAACTGGACTTCCCATTTATGTGTCAGAGCTTGACATGACGGGGGATGATGCCACTCAATTGGCCAGATATCAGCAGAAGTTCCCGGTATTGTGGGAGCATCCATCGGTCAAAGGCGTTACGCTGTGGGGATATATCCAGAACCAGACTTGGGTAACTGGAAGTCATCTCATTACAAGCTCTGGCGTTGAGCGTCCCGCCTTGCAATGGCTGCGGCAATATTTGAGCAGCAATGGCGGCAATAGCGGAGGCAGCGTGCTCGCTACCTTTGAAACGGGAACAGAGGGTTGGAGCAGCACTTCATTAGTTGGAGGACCTTGGTCAACTACCGCTTGGAGCTCGCAGGGCTCTCGTTCGCTACAAGGCGATATTACCATGTCCGCTGGCAGCACGCATTATTTATTTAAAAGCGGCAACACCAATTTTACAGGAAACACGAAGCTTAGAGCTACAGTAAAAGGTGCGAGCTGGGGCAACTACGGCTCTGGGCTCGGTGTAAAGCTATACGTCAAGCATGGCAGCAGCTATACTTGGAAGGATAGCGGATCGGCCACTATTACTGCAGGCGGCTTGGTGAATTTGACATTGGATTTGTCAGGTGTTAATTTGGCCGATATTAGAGAATATGGCATTCAATTTTACGGTGGCAGCAACGCTTCCGGAACTACTGCCGTTTATGTAGACAATGTAGTGCTTGGAAATTAATTGAATGTGGCTTAAAGAACAGTAAATGAAAGGCGGCCTATGCCTATAAGCTATCCTACTAAATGGCTTGTAGGCTTAGTAAGCCCTATATAAGATATCACAGCACTTAATCACTATTCCGTCTTTAGTCAAGCTCACTGTCCGAATAACGGAGAGGTTAGCAGAATCGCTGCAATAAAGATAAGCTGCAGCAAGGCGCGGAAAGGCAGATTTGGTACAGGCCTGCCGCCGATCGTCAATTTTTCGTGTGCCGCATAAATATTTGCCGGAAACATGGCGACGAGCATCAATGTCAAGCCAATAGCAGCAGCTAGTGAAAAGGGTGGCAGGCATATAGCGATTGCTCCGGCAATTTCCAGACATCCGGTCACCGTCACGATCCATTCTTTTTTTGGAAAAGCAGGCGGAACCATACGTATGAGATCCACTCTCCGTTTCCCCCAATGTGCAGAGGCGGTCAGCAGAAACATAATGGCTACTGCACCCTGTAAGGCTGTATGCCAATTATCGAAATAGGATAAACCAAGCAAACCGATGATCCTAAATAACAAAAAAGATGAGATAAGGGCTATTAATGGTGCCATGATGACTCCTCCGTACATTTAGAATTTTTTTCGCAAGCATGATATAAGCAATTATAAATAGTTATAATACTACCTTTTTTTATCAAGTATTTACCGTTTCTTGAGAATGCCTGTCATGAAGTCTGATATCTCTTTCACAGCAAGCGAGACTGACGATATGGGGAAGGACGCCCGGACACGCAGTCCTAACGACAGCAGAACGAACAATTCAGCCGTTATATCTGGATTCACTGCCTCTTCAATCACCCCATGCTCTTGACCCGCTACAATCCATTGCTTAGATAAAAACACCGATCGCTCATAAAAATGCTGGAGCACTTCCGCAATAGCGGGCTCATCCTCCCTGCCCAGCAAATACAAAAGTACTTTGTTCGTCACTTCATCACTGTCTTCCAACCCCGCAAGATTTCTGGAAATAATGTGCATGGGTCCTTCAAACGATTGGCCCGTTGTTTTGGCAACCTCGGCGATAAAATGTTCATTGATGCTTTCGAGTCGATCCTGCAACACCCAGGCAAAAATCTCATCCCTGCTGCTCACGTAATGAAAAATAGCACCCTTGGATAATTGCGATTGCTCCATAATATCCTTCAAAGTAATTGCATGACAGCTTTTGTCCCGCAGCAGTTCCTTGGTTGCATGCAGCAATTGCCCAATGGTTTGTTTCCGGCGTTCTTCATTCTTCATCGTTTGCCTCCATTCTAATGTCAGTGAATGATAGTTATATTCCGATTATACAAACCGACCATCGGTTTGTAAATACATAAAAACAAAACAAGCAGCCGGTACGCTGGAGCCTTTAAAAAGGCTTTTGTTTACCAGCTGCTTGTTGGGTAAAGGATTCCTAAGCAGATTAGCAGACGGCTACTACAACGCCAATTTAACGATTCAACGATAATAACGAATGGTTGACTTCGTTACAGGCTGTCAACAAAATTCAAATAAGCTAATGCGCTTGCTTCTAGCTTGCTTGCAGACGTTGAGACGGCTGCACCCGGTTCATTTTCACCCGGCTCCGCTTCTGTACCATAAAAAGCAAAATAGGAGCGATAATCGGCGTCGCAATAGTGGAAGGTCGTTTCGAAGGGGGCTAACAATTGCTGAAGCGTATAGCGGTACCTTCCCTCTTCCCGATAATTCTTTTCTGTTGCTCCTGCGGATACAGCTAACGCCACTTTGCGATTTTTCAATTTGTCCCCACCGTTGGAGCCGTAAGCCCATCCATAGGCTAAAACCTCATCTAACCATTTTTTAAGGAGAGGCGGACAATTAAACCAGTAAATAGGAAACTGAAAAATCAGCTTGCCATGCGCTTCAACCAATTGCTGCTCCTTCTCCACGTCGATGTTTCCATCAGGGTAAGCTTTATGCAATTCGTGTATCGTATACTTTTCTGGATATTTCGCAAGCTCTTCTGTCCAGCGCTTATTGATGACCGAGGTTTCTAAGCTGGGATGTGTGACAATAATGAGTGTTTTCATTGAGGGCTCCTCCTAAAGTGTAATTGGCCTCTTGAGTATAAAGCGCAAGCTGCAATTATATAAGTACGCACTTTAAGTATAGCTACTTACCCAGTAGATAGTGTCACATCCATTTTTAACCCGGCGAAACGATCGCTCACTTCCCCTTTCTATAAAATAATGGTTTATGGCCCGTTGTTGACTTGAATACCCTGCCAAAGTGTGTCACGCTACCGAAGCCTACCTTCCTCGCAATGAGATTGACCTTCATCGACGATTGCTCCAGAAGCTTTTTCGCCTCCTTGATCCTGACGCTGTTCAAATACTCCACGAACGTAAAGCCTGTTGCCTCTTTAAAAAAACGGCTTAAATAATAGGGGCTGACATAAAATCGCTCTGCCAGCGGATGAAGCGACAGCTCCTGCATATAATGGCTGTTAATGTATTGGACAACCTCCGAAATTCTTTCATGCATCGGACTTGGCGATTCCAGAGGCTCGCTGCTGTTTTGTCTAATATGCCGGCAGCAAACGAGCAGCAGCTGTAAAACCAAAGTTTGCGCATACATCTCAAAGCCTGCTTTTTTGTCCTGTATCTCCTCGATGATCCGCTTGGATAACTCCTCGATGGATAGCCTGTCCTGCAAGGAGCATTTAATAATAATGTACTCCTGTTCAAACAGCGGCTGCAGCGTGTCTATATAGGAGCCATTAGCCGAAGCCATATTGCTCTCATGAATATTAATAATGAGCCGCTCATGCTGCGGCGTTTCCGTGTTAGTTGTCCGGTGCAAAATATTGGGAGAGATAATAATGACATCCCCTTCATTGATCACCATGGTTCTGTCTTTAATAAAAAACTCCCGTTTACCCGACATTAAATAGAAGATTTCATACGTGCTGTGAAAATGGCTGGCTGGCATATTGTGGCTTAGCGCCTTCCGGTGGGAAACCAGTAAAGTCCCGTCCTTATTTTCATATTGAAAATCTCCCATCTGTAGGCTCCGCCCCTCATCTGTTATGTCATTTTATTATACGCCTCCGCTTATTTTCTGCAAGATATAAGAAGAATAAAGATATTTTCGCAAAAAATGTACATGATACTCTGCTAAACTAAGCTTAATACAAGAAGGAGGAATGTACACATGCAAGACAACCTTTCCCCCATTGAGTGGGCAGAGAAGGCCTGCGAGGCGTTAATGGATAAATTTGAGCCGGAATTGCTTCCCCCAGACCGGTTTCACTATCATCAGGGCGTATTTCTGTCGGGTATGGAGAAATGCTGGCAGGAAACGAAGAAGGACAAATACAATGATTATATTAAACGCTGGGTAGATAGCCAGATTCTCGCGGACGGAAGCATTCTGAGCTACAATTCGAATGAGCTGGATGATATACAGCCTGGTGTTCTTCTGTTTAGATTGTATGAGCAAACGGGCGACGAGCGGTATAAAAAAGCGCTGCATACCCTTGTTCCGCTGTTAAAGTCATGGAAAACAAATCCTTCGGGTGGCTTCTGGCATAAGGAGCGTTACCCGAATCAAATGTGGCTGGACGGCTTGTATATGGCGGGCCCTATTGCCGTGCAGTTCGGCCGAACATTCGGTGAAAGCGATTATTTTGACATGATGACGTTCCAAGCGCTTATGATGGCCAAACATACGAAGGACCCGAAAACCGGCCTATTGTACCACGGGTGGGACGAAACGAGGGAAGCCGCTTGGGCTGACCCGGAAACGGGGCTTGCTCCAGAGTTTTGGGGAAGAGCGATCGGCTGGTACCCGGTCGCCTTGCTGGAAATGTTCGAATACCTGCCAGAGGATCATAAGGATAAAGCAGCGCTAGTCCGTATTTTACAGGACCTGCTCCTTTCGCTAATTAATTTCCAAGATGCTGCGACTGGTTTATGGTATCAGGTTGTAGACAAGCCAGAGCAGCCGGATAAT
This window encodes:
- a CDS encoding HAMP domain-containing sensor histidine kinase, coding for MSTSNNRRQTLLSRWTFRYVLTLFIGLLAIGLVSIFWIRQQTLHERKQNLQAFAVVASQYVSYENGKIVIPGNFYEWIDRTQRRYSLPGQFSLHVFDQSGNVVFLKKGPRDKDVAPAPAAPSLSSELSVVISNDQYTLTTPIRGENMEEAVGSVVLSYAYKELVQVNQNYRLIAALLLGSGLLGWLIIFFLSRNLRRPIQQLAEALHQMEAGNYQVIVPNQVKEKEIHDLLVSFQTMAARLGTLEELRTELLAGVTHELKTPISSIHGLIHAVRDQVVAEEEAEEFLDISLQQTRRLQHMVTDLLDFHAFASGKISVRQDSLDLGKLVGEIVYQWGLLDPVEGLELTTDIPSGAFPAAGDASRIQQIIVNLLNNSRQALQGRGRIHVALSPSSAGSYEVIVQDNGPGIPDEEQKNIFERYFRGERNKLSVGGLGLGLTYSRMLATAMGGQLNLKHSTPQGTTFQLLLPKQP
- a CDS encoding helix-turn-helix domain-containing protein: MSMAEYKGKVKNIQDTPFGYTVSVIGGKWKMVIIYILAENQPVRFNDLKRQIGTITYKTLSSHLKELEADGLVNRKEYPQVPPKVEYSLTDKAETLLPVLEQLCEWGEKNQNS
- a CDS encoding IucA/IucC family C-terminal-domain containing protein, which encodes MERDNMSINLSPAQWKELEARFKFMPEKKDLPAGLAIIAQDLLNRENCESYLDQLANEIGAPSRRVAASMLAKRYAFLFVAPVLYAMTVYNKGLSLTLNNCRLTSPDESESKASGSKFPNLSVDGLEITEPEAGKRREWREHLLRQLFAEHLSPLFRSLSEAGKVPLAILWENAFVRIVPLYEDGLEEAEGDSSVIQRLHADFKFMTEPASAELFGERRNPLARFIKPSHAGIAGEMIASIRQTCCFYYEMSSEYCRACPKPL
- a CDS encoding AraC family transcriptional regulator; its protein translation is MKLQEQLPLWNHAAIRVLDVRRSMLRLGDGVRGFRLPASAFLVAVAGEARVLIDGTEHIVDHCYVCHAGKGATIDINRVVEPLDYFMIFYKAVLALPSRKELLNAYRDNNPFQMQYGFAPNYALGVLAKVEQMHTYWLLDAPLEKFHVRAIFHQLVYDLLLQLHAHEGTPMAQPNYVSQTIRFMEERYAEPISLQDIASTLHCSERQLQRLFKAKLGIGPLEYLIRIRMDHAQAMLLNTHLPLKEIAESVGYGDSYYFSRAFKKHFGVSPLYYRQNRRISSSYVSGYSIGSRSNLSYNNEGDNHYQHINGGVLGMNRSKGSILAVSLMLSLILLLGACATAPGNGSGNNTGGASPTSTVSSQTNATQTAQQAYPVVIKHAKGEITLEQHPTKIAVLDTKFVDQLVTLSEQPAGSVKAAADKTDFPEYLSEKLTDVKLLGTRDEPNLEAIAAMEPDLIICTEFQEKVYDSLSKIAPTIMLDFDENWRDTLTTFGKITGKSEEASAVLDAYNEKTAKLKQELKAKLGDQTVALIRPRDEGIRIHTPSHRTGDILYNDLGLSAPQQVLDEQDTAYQISFEAFPEVGADHYFLVHDDMFKEVVEEFQQTETWKSIEAVKNNRVYEVDSNIWIAYYGPIAINMIVDRTAEIFLGTR
- a CDS encoding DoxX family protein, coding for MAPLIALISSFLLFRIIGLLGLSYFDNWHTALQGAVAIMFLLTASAHWGKRRVDLIRMVPPAFPKKEWIVTVTGCLEIAGAIAICLPPFSLAAAIGLTLMLVAMFPANIYAAHEKLTIGGRPVPNLPFRALLQLIFIAAILLTSPLFGQ
- a CDS encoding TetR/AcrR family transcriptional regulator, whose protein sequence is MKNEERRKQTIGQLLHATKELLRDKSCHAITLKDIMEQSQLSKGAIFHYVSSRDEIFAWVLQDRLESINEHFIAEVAKTTGQSFEGPMHIISRNLAGLEDSDEVTNKVLLYLLGREDEPAIAEVLQHFYERSVFLSKQWIVAGQEHGVIEEAVNPDITAELFVLLSLGLRVRASFPISSVSLAVKEISDFMTGILKKR
- a CDS encoding NAD(P)H-dependent oxidoreductase — its product is MKTLIIVTHPSLETSVINKRWTEELAKYPEKYTIHELHKAYPDGNIDVEKEQQLVEAHGKLIFQFPIYWFNCPPLLKKWLDEVLAYGWAYGSNGGDKLKNRKVALAVSAGATEKNYREEGRYRYTLQQLLAPFETTFHYCDADYRSYFAFYGTEAEPGENEPGAAVSTSASKLEASALAYLNFVDSL
- a CDS encoding AraC family transcriptional regulator; its protein translation is MGDFQYENKDGTLLVSHRKALSHNMPASHFHSTYEIFYLMSGKREFFIKDRTMVINEGDVIIISPNILHRTTNTETPQHERLIINIHESNMASANGSYIDTLQPLFEQEYIIIKCSLQDRLSIEELSKRIIEEIQDKKAGFEMYAQTLVLQLLLVCCRHIRQNSSEPLESPSPMHERISEVVQYINSHYMQELSLHPLAERFYVSPYYLSRFFKEATGFTFVEYLNSVRIKEAKKLLEQSSMKVNLIARKVGFGSVTHFGRVFKSTTGHKPLFYRKGK